In Dehalococcoidia bacterium, the following proteins share a genomic window:
- a CDS encoding MBL fold metallo-hydrolase: RLLRGGQGLGGLQKATIPERGRGVLRGLQGYEPSRVHADFLVIPTPGHTEGHCVLLYRDRFLFTGDHLWWDRERDRLGASQDVCWYSWDEQRKSMSRLLGFTSKLVMPGHGQRVKLPAEEMARHLAALARRM, encoded by the coding sequence CGATTGCTCAGGGGAGGGCAGGGCCTTGGCGGACTTCAAAAAGCGACTATCCCAGAACGTGGACGGGGAGTTCTTCGTGGACTCCAGGGCTACGAGCCATCGCGGGTGCACGCGGACTTCCTGGTCATCCCGACGCCCGGCCATACGGAGGGCCATTGTGTCCTGCTCTACCGCGACCGGTTCCTGTTCACCGGCGACCACCTGTGGTGGGACAGGGAGAGGGATCGGCTCGGCGCGTCTCAGGACGTGTGTTGGTACTCCTGGGACGAGCAGCGAAAATCCATGTCGCGGCTTCTGGGTTTCACCTCCAAATTGGTGATGCCCGGCCACGGCCAGCGGGTCAAGCTGCCCGCGGAGGAGATGGCGCGACACCTCGCGGCGCTGGCGCGGCGAATGTAG
- a CDS encoding DUF542 domain-containing protein, whose translation MAKLPQGITPETKVEDIVHHYPQALKALENIGICLCCGGTLSLKDAAKAHDVPLEKALDTLGKALASSAA comes from the coding sequence ATGGCGAAACTGCCACAGGGAATCACGCCGGAGACCAAAGTCGAGGATATTGTGCACCACTACCCGCAGGCGTTGAAGGCGCTGGAGAACATAGGAATCTGCCTGTGCTGCGGCGGGACCCTGAGCCTGAAGGATGCGGCCAAGGCGCACGATGTCCCGCTGGAAAAAGCCCTGGACACGTTGGGCAAGGCGCTGGCGTCGTCCGCCGCGTAG